One Vicinamibacteria bacterium DNA window includes the following coding sequences:
- a CDS encoding (2Fe-2S)-binding protein → MSRHSIKLKLNGEERESEVESRLLLVHFIREELNLTGTHIGCDTTSCGACTVLLNGTPVKSCTVFAVQAAGAEITTVEGLATNGNLHPIQEGFMSEHGLQCGFCTPGMMMTSSALLRDNADPTEEEIRWAISGNLCRCTGYVNIVKAVRYAAEKMKEGGNG, encoded by the coding sequence ATGAGTCGCCATAGCATCAAGCTGAAGCTGAACGGTGAGGAACGGGAAAGCGAGGTCGAGTCGCGGCTCCTTCTCGTTCATTTCATCCGCGAGGAGCTCAATCTGACGGGAACCCACATCGGGTGTGACACGACGTCGTGCGGCGCCTGCACGGTCCTCCTGAACGGCACGCCGGTGAAGAGCTGCACCGTCTTCGCCGTGCAAGCGGCCGGAGCCGAGATCACCACGGTCGAGGGACTGGCAACCAATGGAAATCTCCATCCGATCCAGGAAGGGTTCATGAGCGAGCACGGTTTACAGTGCGGCTTTTGCACCCCGGGGATGATGATGACGTCGTCGGCCCTTCTGAGGGACAACGCCGACCCGACGGAAGAAGAGATCCGCTGGGCGATCTCGGGAAACCTATGCCGATGTACGGGTTATGTGAACATCGTGAAAGCGGTTCGCTACGCCGCCGAGAAGATGAAGGAGGGTGGAAATGGCTGA